Proteins encoded in a region of the Deinococcus aestuarii genome:
- a CDS encoding type II toxin-antitoxin system Phd/YefM family antitoxin, which translates to MTTSRKETTPALSASEARSNFNDLVNRVQYGGERVTVTRQGKPAAVMISVADLELLERLEDRLWGDLALERLKEEKRSGAGRIDWQDLKRNLGL; encoded by the coding sequence ATGACAACATCACGAAAGGAGACCACCCCGGCCCTGAGCGCCTCGGAGGCCCGCAGCAACTTCAACGATCTCGTCAACCGCGTGCAGTACGGTGGCGAGCGCGTCACGGTGACCCGGCAGGGCAAACCTGCGGCGGTCATGATCAGCGTGGCGGACCTGGAGTTGCTGGAGCGCCTGGAGGATCGCCTGTGGGGTGACCTCGCCCTTGAACGACTCAAAGAGGAAAAGCGGAGCGGAGCCGGAAGAATCGACTGGCAGGACCTTAAACGAAACCTCGGCCTCTGA
- a CDS encoding acyl-CoA carboxylase subunit beta yields the protein MTQPGLELQELIAAMEQRRAKVEAGGGAERQKKQREGGKLTARERIERLLDPGSFLELSTFVEHGHNRLMAGVEAPGEGVVTGRGTVDGRQVFVFSQDFTVLGGSLGKMNASKVTKVMDLAAKTGCPVIGLNDSAGARIQEGVDSLSGYGEIFYRNAIYSGAVPQISAILGPCAGGAVYSPALTDFILMSRGSSYMFITGPEVIKSVTREDVTFDGLGGADVHTRRSGVAHLEYDGDEAVIDGIRDLLSYLPQNAREQPPVRECADPVDRRNDRLLDLVTPDQRKPYAMHDVIHELVDDGTFLEIQPGWARNILCGFARLNGQSVGIVANNPKVMAGTLNIDASDKAARFIRTCDCYNVPILTLVDVTGFLPGVAQEHAGIIRHGAKMLYAYAEATVPKITLITRKSYGGAYLAMNSRDMGADVVYAWPTAAVAVMGAEGAANIVYRRDIQNSENPDATRAEKIAQYKETFDNPYVAAAKGYIDDVLPMEDTRARLIQTFAMLRGKAETRPYKKHGNMPL from the coding sequence CGCCTGCTCGACCCCGGCTCCTTCCTCGAACTCTCCACCTTCGTCGAACACGGCCACAACCGCCTGATGGCGGGCGTCGAGGCCCCCGGCGAGGGCGTCGTCACCGGGCGCGGCACGGTCGACGGGCGGCAGGTCTTCGTCTTCAGCCAGGACTTCACCGTGCTCGGCGGCTCGCTGGGCAAGATGAACGCCTCCAAGGTCACGAAGGTGATGGACCTCGCCGCGAAGACGGGCTGCCCGGTGATCGGCCTGAACGATTCGGCGGGCGCGCGGATTCAGGAGGGGGTGGACTCGCTGAGCGGCTACGGCGAGATCTTCTACCGCAACGCGATCTACTCCGGCGCCGTGCCGCAGATCAGCGCGATCCTGGGGCCCTGCGCGGGCGGCGCGGTGTACTCCCCCGCCCTGACCGACTTCATCCTGATGAGCCGGGGCAGCTCGTACATGTTCATCACCGGGCCGGAGGTCATCAAGTCGGTCACCCGCGAGGACGTGACCTTCGACGGGCTCGGCGGGGCGGACGTGCACACGCGCCGCTCGGGCGTCGCCCACCTGGAGTACGACGGGGACGAGGCGGTCATTGACGGTATCCGCGACCTCCTCTCCTACCTGCCGCAGAACGCCCGCGAGCAGCCGCCTGTGCGCGAGTGCGCGGACCCGGTGGACCGCCGCAACGACCGCCTCCTCGACCTCGTGACGCCCGACCAGCGCAAGCCCTACGCGATGCACGACGTGATCCACGAACTCGTGGACGACGGCACCTTCCTCGAAATCCAGCCCGGCTGGGCCAGGAACATCCTCTGCGGCTTCGCGCGGCTGAACGGTCAGAGCGTGGGCATCGTGGCGAACAATCCGAAAGTGATGGCGGGGACGCTGAACATCGACGCTTCGGACAAGGCCGCGCGCTTCATCCGCACCTGCGACTGCTACAACGTGCCGATCCTGACGCTGGTGGACGTGACGGGCTTCCTGCCGGGGGTGGCGCAGGAGCACGCGGGGATCATCCGGCACGGGGCGAAGATGCTCTACGCCTACGCGGAGGCGACCGTCCCCAAGATCACCCTGATCACCCGCAAGAGCTACGGCGGGGCGTACCTCGCCATGAACTCGCGCGACATGGGCGCCGACGTGGTGTACGCCTGGCCCACCGCCGCCGTCGCCGTCATGGGCGCCGAGGGGGCCGCCAACATCGTCTACCGCCGCGACATCCAGAACTCGGAGAACCCGGACGCCACCCGCGCCGAGAAGATCGCCCAGTACAAGGAGACCTTCGACAACCCCTACGTCGCCGCCGCCAAGGGCTACATCGACGACGTGCTGCCGATGGAGGACACCCGCGCCCGTCTGATCCAGACCTTCGCCATGCTGCGGGGCAAGGCGGAGACGCGGCCGTACAAGAAGCACGGGAACATGCCGCTGTAG
- a CDS encoding type II toxin-antitoxin system RelE/ParE family toxin: MTSPLNDSKRKSGAEPEESTGRTLNETSASEEQKPQVPTREVRVELTRAAEKDLRDIGNRKHLGQIARQLDALSVNPRPQDARPIQGEAYRVNGWNFFRVDVGEYRIVYDLDESGQVLIIATVTVIGRRNDDAVYRLLGRRHG, from the coding sequence GTGACCTCGCCCTTGAACGACTCAAAGAGGAAAAGCGGAGCGGAGCCGGAAGAATCGACTGGCAGGACCTTAAACGAAACCTCGGCCTCTGAGGAGCAGAAGCCGCAGGTTCCCACGCGTGAAGTTCGGGTCGAACTGACTCGGGCGGCTGAGAAAGACTTGCGAGATATAGGCAACCGCAAGCATCTGGGCCAGATCGCCCGCCAGCTTGACGCTCTCTCGGTCAATCCCAGGCCACAGGACGCGCGGCCTATCCAGGGCGAGGCGTACCGGGTGAACGGCTGGAACTTCTTTCGCGTGGATGTGGGCGAGTACCGTATCGTCTATGACCTGGACGAGTCCGGTCAAGTCCTGATCATCGCGACCGTCACCGTCATCGGGCGCCGCAATGATGACGCCGTATACCGATTGCTTGGGCGGCGCCACGGCTAG
- a CDS encoding MarR family winged helix-turn-helix transcriptional regulator has protein sequence MTQTPDPPIHDLDTMLCFNLYVASRSMVMAYRPLLDPLGLTYPQYLVMLALWNAPHPPTVKALGEWLHLDSGTLSPLLKRLEAAGHLRRHRRASDERELEVTLTEQGRALREQARDIPRLIGERVGLGDRQVRDLIGLLRQVIVNLDEGG, from the coding sequence ATGACCCAGACCCCAGACCCCCCCATCCACGACCTCGACACCATGCTGTGCTTCAACCTCTACGTGGCGTCGCGGAGCATGGTGATGGCGTACCGTCCCCTCCTCGACCCCCTGGGCCTGACCTACCCGCAGTACCTCGTGATGCTGGCCCTCTGGAACGCCCCCCACCCCCCCACCGTCAAGGCCCTCGGCGAGTGGTTGCACCTCGACTCCGGCACCCTTTCCCCCCTCCTCAAGCGTCTGGAGGCCGCTGGGCACCTCAGGCGCCACCGCCGCGCCAGCGACGAGCGCGAGCTGGAGGTCACGCTGACCGAGCAGGGGAGGGCGCTCCGTGAGCAGGCGCGCGACATCCCCCGCCTCATCGGCGAGCGGGTGGGGCTGGGTGACCGGCAGGTGCGCGATCTGATCGGGCTGCTGCGGCAGGTGATCGTGAATCTGGATGAGGGGGGTTAA